In Xenopus laevis strain J_2021 chromosome 2S, Xenopus_laevis_v10.1, whole genome shotgun sequence, a genomic segment contains:
- the LOC108709579 gene encoding torsin-2A-like isoform X3, producing MDKMHSGLIDAIVPFLGTSWVVYGSNYRKAIFLFISNGGGDDINEVALDFWRQRKDREDIRLHHLESAISKAVFSNPKHGFWQSQIISQHLIDVIVPFLPLRPSHVRQCVRTEMVQQGLEPEEVLVNSITDSIVYFPEDEKVFSSTGCKTVASRINYFV from the exons ATGGATAAAATGCATTCTGGCTTGATCGATGCCATTGTCCCTTTTCTTGGCACATCATGGGTAGTTTATGGCTCAAACTACAGAAAAGCAATCTTCCTCTTCATAAG CAATGGTGGGGGAGACGATATTAATGAAGTTGCATTAGACTTTTGGAGGCAGCGAAAGGACAGGGAGGATATTCGCCTACATCATCTAGAATCTGCTATTTCGAAAGCAGTGTTTTCCAATCCTAAAC ATGGCTTCTGGCAGTCCCAGATCATCAGTCAGCATCTCATTGATGTGATAGTGCCATTTTTGCCACTGAGGCCAAGCCATGTGCGACAGTGTGTACGGACTGAGATGGTGCAGCAAGGTTTGGAACCTGAAGAGGTGCTTGTTAACAGTATAACAGACAGTATTGTTTATTTCCCAGAAGATGAAAAGGTTTTCTCATCCACAGGCTGCAAAACTGTTGCAtcccggatcaattattttgtgtGA
- the lck.S gene encoding tyrosine-protein kinase Lck, with protein sequence MGCGCSSEYEDDWLENFDVCEQCHLPRKKTELISCFDVQDPLVSYIGQNPPSSPLHDNQVVALYNYEPMHAEDLGFEAGEKMHILEQKGEWWKATSLRTGQVGFIPYNFVASVNGIESELWFFKDLGRKDAERQLLAPGNQQGSFLVRESETNKGSYSLSVRDLDQNQGEVVKHYKIRNMDSGGFYISPKKTFQTLQELVQNYRRSSDGLCTLLKEPCQTQVPQKPWWADEWEIPRNKLQLVKKLGAGQFGEVWMGFYNGHTKVAIKSLKTGSMSPEAFLAEANLMKQLQHPRLVRLNAVVTQEPIYIVTEYMEKGCLVDYLKTPEGLKLTIYKLIDMSAQVAEGMAFLERKNYIHRDLRAANILVSESLCCKIADFGLARVIVDNEYTAREGAKFPIKWTAPEAINYGTFTIKSDVWSFGVLLTEIVTYGRIPYPGMTNPEVIENLERGYRMPQPDNCPMELYELMLLCWKEEPEERPTFEFLRSLLEDFFTATEGPYQSQP encoded by the exons CTTATCTCATGCTTTGATGTACAGGACCCTTTGGTTTCATATATAGGCCAAAATCCACCCAGTTCTCCACTGCATG ATAACCAGGTGGTGGCCCTGTATAATTATGAGCCTATGCATGCTGAAGATCTTGGATTTGAGGCTGGAGAAAAGATGCACATTCTGGAGCA GAAAGGAGAATGGTGGAAGGCGACGTCTCTCCGAACAGGACAAGTTGGATTCATACCATATAACTTTGTGGCATCTGTAAATGGCATTGAATCTGAACT GTGGTTTTTTAAAGACCTGGGTAGAAAAGATGCAGAACGTCAGCTTCTGGCTCCTGGAAATCAACAGGGATCCTTCctagtgagagagagtgagactaaCAAAG GCTCCTATTCTCTTTCTGTGAGAGATCTGGATCAAAATCAGGGCGAGGTGGTAAAACATTACAAGATTCGAAATATGGACAGTGGTGGATTTTACATATCTCCCAAAAAAACGTTCCAAACGCTACAAGAACTGGTGCAGAATTATAGAC GTTCCTCAGATGGGCTCTGCACCCTTTTAAAAGAGCCATGCCAGACTCAAGTTCCTCAAAAACCATGGTGGGCAGATGAATGGGAAATACCCCGCAACAAACTGCAATTGGTCAAGAAGCTTGGGGCTGGGCAGTTTGGTGAGGTGTGGATGG GCTTCTATAATGGACACACAAAAGTTGCAATAAAGAGCCTGAAAACTGGATCAATGTCACCAGAAGCCTTCTTGGCTGAGGCCAATTTAATGAAACAGTTACAGCACCCACGATTGGTTCGTTTAAATGCTGTTGTAACTCAGGAGCCCATATATATTGTGACAGAGTACATGGAGAAAG GCTGCCTTGTGGATTACTTAAAAACCCCAGAAGGTCTCAAATTAACCATCTATAAACTGATAGATATGTCAGCTCAG GTTGCAGAAGGAATGGCTTTTCTAGAACGCAAAAATTATATCCACCGAGATCTGCGAGCTGCAAATATTCTTGTGTCTGAGTCTCTGTGCTGCAAGATAGCTGATTTTGGACTGGCTCGAGTAATAGTGGACAATGAGTACACAGCTAGAGAAG GAGCGAAATTCCCTATTAAATGGACAGCCCCTGAAGCGATAAATTACGGGACTTTTACAATCAAATCAGACGTGTGGTCATTTGGTGTACTGCTGACTGAAATTGTCACTTATGGAAGAATTCCGTACCCAG GCATGACTAATCCAGAGGTCATAGAAAATCTGGAAAGAGGGTATCGTATGCCTCAGCCAGACAACTGTCCTATGGAATTGTATGAGCTGATGCTTCTCTGTTGGAAGGAAGAGCCTGAGGAAAGACCCACATTTGAATTTCTTCGATCCTTGCTTGAAGATTTCTTCACAGCTACAGAGGGCCCATATCAGTCTCAGCCATAG